One segment of Trichlorobacter ammonificans DNA contains the following:
- the mraZ gene encoding division/cell wall cluster transcriptional repressor MraZ → MFSGECLTTIDSKGRTSIPAKFRDVLLQAFGDERFVITKSSPVDFDDGSFGRGLSVYPLREWRDVERRIQTNEDGFALAQLNSLKRLVLGPAQECCPDKLGRVLIPPSLRLHAELERDLYLVGMGKRFDVWSRETYARVNSQDERNFPQDSAALAAIGL, encoded by the coding sequence ATGTTCAGCGGCGAATGCCTGACAACCATCGACAGCAAAGGGCGCACCAGCATTCCGGCTAAATTCCGGGACGTGTTGCTGCAGGCTTTCGGCGACGAACGGTTTGTCATTACGAAATCATCGCCGGTGGATTTCGACGACGGCAGCTTTGGCCGCGGACTTTCGGTCTACCCTCTCAGGGAATGGCGCGACGTGGAACGCCGCATACAGACCAATGAAGACGGTTTTGCTCTTGCCCAACTGAACAGCCTGAAGCGCTTGGTGCTGGGGCCGGCTCAGGAGTGTTGTCCGGACAAGCTGGGACGGGTGCTGATCCCGCCATCCCTGCGTCTCCATGCCGAGCTGGAGCGGGATCTCTACCTGGTCGGCATGGGCAAGCGCTTTGATGTCTGGTCGCGTGAAACCTATGCCCGCGTCAACAGCCAGGATGAACGCAACTTCCCGCAGGATTCCGCGGCACTGGCCGCCATCGGTCTGTAG
- a CDS encoding penicillin-binding protein, whose product MTNEREKWARIRILMVAGLFSCAFVAVAVRTFSLQVLQHEHLVKMAERQHQRTVPLTPARGGIYDRSGASLAVSLEMDSLYAEPRRIKNPETVAAILAPLLDISEQELLRKLSSDRGFIWIERQISPETAARIRQMKLTGIGFAKESKRFYPNYEVAAHVLGFTGLDPEGLEGLERRYDSTILGKGGYLVTERDALGRDVAVKSAVVTDASPGKNLILTLDKNIQYLAEKELTKAVQSSGAKSGMVIVAEPATGKILAMANYPTFNPNSYNQYQPFQLRNRAVADSFEPGSTLKIFLLAAALEEKIVSPQNSINCENGRYSFGGRIIRDDHPKGRLTVAEVLKYSSNIGSAKIGLKLGDDRLHRYLTSFGFGQKTGIDLPGEVSGSLRPVNRWYGSDIATISFGQGISVSALQLVAATSAVANGGTLMKPYLVERITDTNGQTIQSFSPQALRRIVSPSTAASVTRMMEGVVAAGGTGTNAALEEIKVAGKTGTAQKADSHGKGYSSTRRTASFIGFVPSDKPLMTILVVIDEPRTSPYGGVVAAPVFREVAINSLCYLKAISGSSHGSAEVCAPVKKAAQVKGSEETAQPVIPRAAGITLVDTDTDRGPVSVLLMPDFTGMSMRRVLQVMEKHQLNIQVRGNGRVVEQHPQPGQKIQGSDGVWVRLAPAT is encoded by the coding sequence ATGACGAACGAACGGGAAAAGTGGGCCAGAATCCGGATCCTCATGGTCGCGGGCCTTTTTTCCTGTGCCTTCGTAGCGGTTGCCGTCAGGACCTTTTCCCTGCAGGTGCTCCAGCACGAGCACTTAGTCAAGATGGCCGAGCGCCAGCACCAGCGCACGGTTCCCCTGACCCCTGCCCGGGGCGGCATCTACGACCGCAGTGGCGCCTCCCTGGCAGTGTCGCTGGAAATGGACTCCCTCTACGCCGAGCCGCGACGAATCAAAAATCCCGAAACCGTTGCCGCCATTCTGGCGCCACTTCTGGACATTTCCGAACAGGAGCTGCTCAGGAAGCTATCTTCAGATCGCGGATTTATCTGGATCGAACGGCAGATCAGCCCGGAAACTGCGGCACGTATCCGCCAGATGAAACTGACCGGTATCGGCTTTGCCAAAGAAAGCAAACGCTTCTACCCCAACTACGAGGTGGCCGCCCATGTTTTAGGCTTTACGGGACTGGACCCGGAAGGACTGGAAGGGCTGGAGCGCCGCTACGACAGCACCATTTTGGGCAAGGGGGGCTACCTGGTGACGGAGCGCGACGCCCTCGGTCGCGATGTTGCCGTCAAGAGTGCCGTGGTGACCGACGCTTCACCGGGGAAAAACCTGATCCTGACTCTGGACAAGAACATACAGTACCTTGCCGAGAAGGAGCTGACCAAGGCGGTCCAGTCCAGTGGGGCCAAAAGCGGCATGGTCATCGTGGCCGAGCCGGCGACCGGCAAGATACTGGCCATGGCCAATTATCCGACCTTCAACCCCAACTCCTACAACCAGTATCAGCCGTTCCAGCTACGCAACCGAGCCGTGGCGGACAGCTTTGAGCCCGGCTCAACCCTCAAGATATTTCTGCTGGCCGCTGCCCTTGAGGAGAAGATCGTCTCTCCCCAGAACAGCATCAACTGCGAGAACGGCAGATATTCCTTCGGCGGCAGGATCATCCGGGACGACCACCCCAAGGGACGGCTGACGGTTGCCGAAGTGCTCAAGTATTCAAGCAACATCGGTTCGGCCAAAATCGGCCTGAAACTGGGTGACGACCGTCTGCACCGCTACCTTACCTCCTTCGGCTTCGGCCAGAAGACCGGTATCGACCTGCCCGGCGAGGTCAGCGGCTCACTGCGCCCGGTCAACCGCTGGTACGGCAGCGACATCGCCACCATCTCATTTGGTCAGGGAATATCGGTCTCCGCCCTGCAACTGGTCGCCGCAACGTCCGCCGTCGCCAACGGCGGAACCTTAATGAAACCGTACCTAGTGGAGCGGATAACCGACACGAATGGCCAGACCATCCAGAGTTTTTCACCGCAGGCGCTGCGGCGGATAGTCTCCCCCTCCACTGCCGCCAGCGTGACCCGTATGATGGAGGGAGTGGTCGCCGCCGGCGGCACCGGCACCAATGCCGCCCTCGAGGAGATCAAGGTGGCCGGCAAGACCGGTACCGCCCAGAAGGCCGACTCTCACGGCAAAGGGTACTCCAGCACCCGGCGTACCGCCTCCTTCATCGGCTTCGTTCCCAGCGACAAGCCGCTGATGACGATTCTGGTGGTGATCGACGAACCGCGTACCAGTCCGTATGGTGGTGTGGTGGCTGCACCGGTATTTCGGGAGGTGGCCATCAACTCGCTCTGTTACCTGAAGGCCATCTCGGGCAGCAGTCATGGAAGTGCCGAAGTATGTGCACCGGTAAAAAAAGCCGCCCAGGTCAAAGGCAGTGAAGAGACGGCTCAGCCGGTTATTCCACGCGCAGCCGGCATCACCCTGGTGGATACCGACACCGACCGGGGGCCGGTGTCGGTGCTGCTCATGCCGGACTTTACGGGCATGAGCATGCGCCGGGTTCTGCAGGTGATGGAAAAACACCAATTGAATATCCAGGTACGGGGAAACGGTCGGGTTGTGGAGCAGCATCCGCAGCCGGGCCAGAAGATTCAGGGATCGGACGGGGTCTGGGTTCGTTTGGCACCAGCGACATAG
- a CDS encoding zinc ribbon domain-containing protein yields MKKKLSLLEELQTLDRTIDDKCLAQTALRAEIAGNEQDVAAFRQAHETNLAQMADLERQKNELENALATELDNIKRSESHVKEIRTNKEFQAVGREISTARKQVGELEEQILGLTTRTDELRAVLEAQQAELLSREESGRAVATEKSDMIDSLQREVDAATAGREAIVSQLPANLVRRYQQLREQRRGQALAEVQGGSCLGCNMHLPPQLYNTLFRGDELLFCPHCQRILILKQEQAQQ; encoded by the coding sequence ATGAAAAAGAAACTGTCCCTGTTGGAAGAGCTGCAGACCCTTGACCGCACCATTGACGACAAGTGTCTTGCCCAGACAGCGCTGCGTGCAGAAATTGCCGGGAATGAGCAGGACGTCGCTGCCTTCAGACAGGCACACGAAACGAACCTGGCGCAGATGGCCGACCTCGAACGCCAGAAGAACGAGCTGGAAAACGCGCTGGCAACGGAGCTGGACAACATCAAGCGCTCGGAATCCCACGTCAAGGAGATTCGGACCAACAAGGAGTTTCAAGCGGTCGGCCGTGAGATCAGTACCGCCCGCAAGCAGGTCGGGGAGCTGGAGGAGCAGATCCTTGGCCTCACGACACGTACTGACGAACTACGCGCCGTTCTGGAGGCCCAGCAGGCCGAACTGCTGTCTCGCGAGGAAAGCGGCAGGGCTGTTGCCACCGAGAAGAGCGACATGATCGATTCACTGCAACGCGAAGTTGACGCCGCAACCGCCGGCCGGGAGGCGATCGTCAGCCAGCTTCCCGCGAACCTGGTCCGGCGGTACCAGCAGCTGCGCGAACAGCGACGCGGCCAAGCACTGGCCGAAGTGCAGGGCGGCTCCTGCCTGGGGTGCAACATGCACCTGCCGCCGCAACTCTACAATACCCTGTTCAGGGGTGACGAACTGCTGTTCTGTCCCCACTGCCAGCGGATACTGATTCTCAAGCAGGAACAAGCGCAACAATAG
- the rsmH gene encoding 16S rRNA (cytosine(1402)-N(4))-methyltransferase RsmH, producing MASFQHRSVMAAEVLQHLAPRSGGMYVDGTLGGGGHSEQLLEASAPDGRVLGIDRDPAALAAAGERLNRFGDRFHSVRGSFGNLAEILRQAGIGAIDGFLLDLGVSSHQLDSPERGFSFRTNGPLDMRMDPAAGESAAELVNRASEQELERIIRDYGEERWARKIATRIVAARSERAFTSTLELAELVERTIPRRFHEERIHPATRTFQALRMAVNSELEQVRQGVVAGIELLAPGGRLVVISFHSLEDRIVKQLFREAATGCVCPPRFPHCTCGRTPRGRLITGKPVIAGTEERSENPRARSAKLRALEKL from the coding sequence GTGGCCTCCTTTCAACACAGGTCGGTCATGGCGGCTGAGGTTCTGCAGCATCTCGCCCCCCGCTCTGGCGGCATGTATGTTGACGGCACCCTGGGCGGCGGCGGACACAGCGAACAGCTCCTTGAAGCCAGCGCCCCCGATGGCAGGGTACTCGGCATTGACCGGGATCCGGCCGCACTGGCGGCTGCCGGGGAGCGTCTCAACCGTTTCGGCGACCGCTTCCATTCGGTCCGGGGTAGCTTCGGCAACCTGGCGGAGATTCTGCGCCAGGCAGGTATCGGAGCCATCGACGGCTTCCTGCTGGACCTGGGCGTTTCCTCCCACCAACTGGACAGCCCGGAACGGGGGTTCAGCTTCCGCACTAACGGCCCCCTGGATATGCGGATGGACCCTGCGGCGGGCGAGAGTGCCGCTGAACTGGTCAACCGGGCGTCGGAGCAGGAGCTGGAACGGATCATCCGTGACTACGGCGAAGAGCGCTGGGCACGCAAGATCGCAACACGGATCGTTGCCGCTCGGAGCGAGCGGGCATTTACCTCAACCCTCGAACTGGCGGAGCTGGTCGAAAGGACCATTCCGCGCCGGTTTCACGAGGAGCGTATTCACCCCGCCACCCGTACCTTTCAGGCACTGCGGATGGCGGTCAACAGCGAATTGGAGCAGGTACGGCAGGGGGTGGTGGCCGGCATCGAGCTGCTGGCCCCGGGAGGACGTCTGGTGGTGATTTCCTTCCACTCCCTTGAGGACCGGATCGTCAAGCAGTTGTTCCGGGAAGCGGCAACCGGCTGCGTTTGTCCTCCCCGCTTTCCGCACTGCACCTGTGGCAGAACGCCGCGGGGACGTCTGATCACCGGCAAGCCGGTTATCGCCGGAACCGAGGAGCGCAGCGAGAACCCGCGCGCACGGAGTGCAAAGCTGAGAGCCCTGGAAAAACTCTGA
- the ftsL gene encoding cell division protein FtsL — MGTAKTDYGKVLLPQQVGRGFSVRRLDVARFLMICMILLTIVSIFHVWSRFRLIELNLQVSEASRKLKSLEQEQKQLQLEVASLKTPARIETIAKRDLGMAVPREEQIILVRE, encoded by the coding sequence ATGGGCACCGCAAAAACCGATTATGGCAAAGTACTGCTGCCTCAGCAGGTTGGTCGCGGGTTTTCCGTCCGCCGGCTGGATGTTGCCCGTTTCCTGATGATCTGCATGATCCTGTTGACCATCGTTTCCATTTTTCACGTCTGGTCCCGCTTTCGCCTGATAGAGCTGAACCTCCAGGTGAGCGAGGCAAGCCGCAAACTGAAGAGTCTCGAACAGGAGCAGAAACAACTGCAACTGGAGGTGGCGTCGCTGAAAACACCGGCCAGGATCGAGACCATTGCCAAACGGGATCTTGGCATGGCCGTCCCCCGGGAAGAACAGATCATCCTGGTCCGGGAATAA